The Blautia hydrogenotrophica DSM 10507 genome window below encodes:
- a CDS encoding class I SAM-dependent rRNA methyltransferase: MEKRQLAIVTLKKGEGRTIKSGGAWIFDNEIESIMGHFENGDIVRVQDFDGYPMGKGFINQNSKIRVRMMTRREDAVIDREFLRMRVKDAWEYRKHTVDISSCRIIFGEADFLPGLVVDKFSDVLVVESLALGIDRMKTEILNLLKEVLAEDGIQIRGIYERSDAKVRLNEGMDRVKGFLSEPFDTNVPITENGIRYLVDVKEGQKTGFFLDQKYNRLAIQRLCRDARVLDCFTHTGSFALNAALGGARSVLGVDASESGCARARENARLNGMEDRVEFLCADVFELLPQLEQEGEKFDVVILDPPAFTKSRNSVKNAVKGYREINLRGMKLVKPGGYLATCSCSHFMDYELFTKTIHQAARSAHRRLRQVEYRTQAADHPILWAAEESYYLKFYIFQVCEEK; the protein is encoded by the coding sequence GTGGAAAAAAGACAACTGGCAATAGTGACATTGAAAAAAGGTGAGGGGAGAACGATCAAATCCGGGGGCGCCTGGATTTTCGACAACGAAATCGAATCGATTATGGGACATTTTGAGAATGGAGACATTGTTAGAGTTCAGGACTTCGACGGATATCCCATGGGAAAAGGCTTCATAAATCAGAATTCTAAGATTCGGGTTCGGATGATGACTAGACGGGAAGACGCAGTGATTGACAGGGAATTTCTGCGCATGAGAGTGAAGGATGCCTGGGAATACAGAAAACATACCGTGGATATTTCGAGCTGTAGGATTATTTTTGGCGAAGCGGACTTTTTGCCAGGACTGGTAGTGGACAAATTTTCAGATGTCCTGGTGGTGGAGTCTCTGGCTCTGGGAATAGACAGGATGAAAACAGAGATTTTAAATCTATTAAAAGAGGTGCTCGCTGAGGATGGAATTCAGATTCGGGGCATCTACGAGAGAAGTGATGCTAAGGTTCGCCTAAATGAAGGGATGGACAGAGTAAAAGGATTTTTAAGTGAGCCTTTTGACACGAATGTTCCGATCACGGAGAATGGGATTCGGTATCTTGTGGATGTAAAAGAAGGACAGAAGACAGGATTTTTCCTGGACCAAAAATACAATCGTTTGGCGATCCAAAGGCTGTGTCGGGATGCTAGAGTCTTAGACTGTTTTACTCACACGGGCTCCTTTGCTCTGAATGCGGCACTAGGCGGTGCAAGATCAGTACTTGGAGTAGATGCCTCAGAGTCAGGATGTGCGCGGGCCAGAGAAAATGCGAGACTCAATGGAATGGAAGACCGAGTGGAATTTCTTTGCGCAGATGTGTTTGAGCTGCTGCCTCAACTAGAACAGGAGGGGGAGAAGTTTGACGTGGTGATCTTAGATCCGCCGGCGTTCACGAAATCCAGAAATTCTGTCAAAAACGCGGTAAAAGGCTATCGGGAGATCAATCTAAGAGGGATGAAGTTGGTAAAACCAGGGGGATATCTGGCAACCTGTTCTTGTTCTCATTTTATGGATTATGAGCTGTTTACGAAGACGATTCATCAGGCTGCGAGAAGCGCCCACAGGCGCCTTCGCCAGGTAGAATATCGGACGCAGGCGGCAGATCATCCGATTTTATGGGCGGCAGAGGAGTCGTACTATCTGAAATTTTATATTTTCCAGGTGTGCGAGGAAAAATAA
- the sigK gene encoding RNA polymerase sporulation sigma factor SigK, producing the protein MKTFQKPLTVEEERYYLKKFQEGDLKAKDILIERNLRLVAHVVKKYQGLEEDLDDLISIGTIGLIKAVSTFDSKKSNRLSTYAARCIDNELLMMLRARKKYSRDVSLYEPIGTDKEGNEINLLDIIESPPEDVVENYSVKQDIQKAMHLLSTCLSHKEYEVIRLRFGLFGEKEYTQREIAKRLNISRSYVSRIEKNALLKLRRLFLSS; encoded by the coding sequence TTGAAAACATTTCAAAAACCCCTGACGGTGGAGGAAGAGAGATATTACCTTAAAAAATTTCAAGAAGGGGATCTTAAAGCGAAAGATATTCTGATCGAGCGAAACCTCAGACTTGTAGCTCATGTGGTAAAAAAATATCAAGGATTGGAGGAAGACTTGGATGATTTGATCTCTATCGGAACCATTGGACTGATCAAGGCAGTATCCACTTTCGACAGCAAAAAGTCCAACCGCCTGTCCACTTATGCCGCCAGATGTATCGACAATGAACTCCTCATGATGCTGAGAGCTCGAAAAAAATATTCCCGGGATGTTTCTTTGTACGAACCAATTGGCACTGACAAAGAAGGAAATGAAATCAATCTTCTGGATATCATTGAGAGTCCGCCGGAAGATGTCGTAGAAAATTATTCGGTGAAACAGGACATTCAAAAGGCGATGCACCTTTTGTCCACCTGTCTTTCCCATAAAGAATATGAGGTAATCCGACTGCGCTTCGGACTATTCGGTGAAAAGGAATATACACAGAGGGAAATAGCAAAGCGGCTGAACATCAGCCGCTCTTACGTGTCTCGCATAGAAAAAAATGCACTATTAAAACTACGTCGTCTCTTCTTGTCTTCTTAG
- a CDS encoding peptidase U32 family protein codes for MRKPELLVPASSLEVLKIAVIFGADAVYIGGEAFGLRAKAKNFTREEMKEGIAFAHSHQVKVYVTVNILAHNRDLDGVRAYLKELKTTRPDGLIIADPGIFMLAKEICPELERHISTQANNTNYETYRFWYQMGAKRVVTARELSLEEIRQIRAHIPEDMEIETFVHGAMCISYSGRCLLSNYLVGRDANQGACTHPCRWKYSLVEETRPGEYMPVYENERGTYIFNSKDLCMIEHMDDLLDAGVDSLKIEGRMKTALYVATVARTYRKAIDDYLESAKKYHENLPWYREQISNCTYRQFTTGFFYGKPDENAQIYDNNTYVKEYTYLGFVEELTPEGMAQITQRNKFSVGEKIEVMKPDGRNLEVTVRRILNEEGEEVESAPHPQQRLYVDVGVTFQPYDILRRQEETT; via the coding sequence ATGAGAAAACCAGAATTGTTAGTGCCTGCCAGCAGTCTGGAGGTGCTTAAGATAGCAGTCATATTTGGTGCTGACGCCGTCTATATCGGCGGGGAAGCTTTTGGTCTGAGGGCGAAGGCGAAAAATTTTACCCGTGAAGAAATGAAAGAAGGGATTGCATTCGCTCATTCCCACCAGGTAAAAGTCTATGTGACCGTAAATATTTTAGCTCATAACCGAGATCTGGACGGGGTCAGGGCGTATCTGAAGGAGCTGAAGACCACTCGGCCGGATGGTTTGATTATTGCGGACCCGGGAATCTTTATGCTGGCAAAGGAAATCTGTCCTGAGCTGGAGCGCCATATCAGCACGCAGGCCAACAACACGAATTATGAGACCTACCGCTTTTGGTATCAGATGGGTGCGAAGAGGGTGGTGACAGCTAGAGAGCTGTCCCTAGAAGAGATTCGCCAGATTCGGGCTCATATACCGGAAGATATGGAAATTGAGACTTTCGTGCATGGGGCAATGTGTATCTCTTATTCCGGGCGGTGTTTATTGAGCAATTACCTGGTGGGAAGAGATGCCAACCAAGGAGCATGTACACATCCATGCCGCTGGAAATATTCACTTGTGGAAGAGACCAGACCAGGAGAGTATATGCCGGTGTATGAAAACGAGAGAGGAACCTATATTTTTAATTCTAAGGATTTGTGCATGATTGAACACATGGACGATCTGCTAGACGCGGGAGTGGATAGTCTGAAGATAGAGGGGCGAATGAAGACAGCTCTCTATGTGGCTACGGTGGCCAGAACCTATCGAAAGGCGATTGATGACTATCTGGAAAGTGCAAAGAAGTACCATGAAAATCTCCCCTGGTATCGGGAACAGATCTCCAATTGTACGTATCGGCAGTTTACCACTGGATTTTTTTATGGAAAACCAGATGAAAACGCGCAGATCTATGACAATAACACCTATGTGAAAGAGTACACCTATTTAGGCTTTGTGGAGGAGCTTACACCGGAAGGGATGGCTCAGATTACACAGAGGAATAAATTTTCAGTTGGAGAAAAGATTGAGGTTATGAAGCCAGACGGCAGAAACTTAGAGGTGACAGTCAGACGAATTCTCAATGAAGAGGGCGAGGAGGTGGAAAGCGCACCACATCCTCAGCAAAGGCTGTATGTGGATGTCGGTGTGACCTTCCAACCTTATGATATTCTAAGAAGACAAGAAGAGACGACGTAG